DNA from Thermomicrobium roseum DSM 5159:
CCGATCTATATCAACAGCTACAACTTCTGGGCCATGTGGCGAGAAGCGCTTTGAAACGAGCGATCGCTGCGAGCCTCGTGAGCGCCACGTCTGGTGCTCACGAGGCATTTTGCTGAAGGGAGTTTCTCGGAGATGACGACCGGATGGGGTGCACAGTCGATGGTCGCGCCGCTCCGGCGCGTCTTACTCGTTCGACCTGTTCCACCCCCGAATCCAGACTGTTGGCGAAACTTTGGGTACGTCCACCCGATCGACCAGGAGCGTGCGGCTGCCGAGCATGCCGCACTGGTCACCCTGCTCGAGCGGGAGGGGATCGAGACCATCGTCGTCGAACCGGAGGACCCAGCTCTCCAGGATGCCATCTTTCCGTTCGATCCCGTCCTGGTCACATCGGCGGGAGCGATCCTCCTGCGCATGGGCAAGGAACTGCGTCAACCGGAGGTCGCTGCCCTCGAGCGGGTGCTGCGAGATCTCGGCATCCCGATCGTCGGCCGAATCCAGCCACCAGGCACCGTGGAGGGTGGCGATTGCCTCTGGCTCGACGAGCACACCCTGATCGTCGGCCGCAGCTACCGCACGAACGATACAGGCATAGCCCAGCTCGCCGATCTGCTCCGCCCCAAGGCTGTCCAGGTCATCGCGGTGGATCTCGCGCACTGGCATGGTCCCAGCGAATGCCTGCACCTCCTCTCGCTGCTCAGTCCGGTCGATACTGACCTCGTGGTCGCGTATTTGCCGCTTCTCCCGGTGCGGCTGGCGGAAATGCTCGTCGACCGCAGAATCGAGATCATCACTGTTCCAGAGGACGAGTTCGCGACCCAGGCACCGAATGTGCTCGCACTCGCCCCCCGGCGTTGCGTCATCTTGAAGGAAAACCAGCGGACGATCGCTGCCCTCGAACGAGCAGGCTGTACGGTCTTCGTCTACGAGGGTCGAGAGATCTCGCACAATCGGTCCGGCGGTCCAACCTGTCTGACTCGCCCCTTGCTCCGCGCGTGGTAGCTGGGTGAAAAAGGAGTGGACGATGCCGCCCGTACCATCCCAGCAACGCATCCTCGAGTTCGCGCAAAGTTTTCGCATCGCTGCACTCGCCATCACCTTTGCCGAACTCGGGATCGCCGAACATCTCGTAGACGGACCGAAATCCACCAGCGATCTGGCGTTCGCTGTCGGAGCTGACGCTACGGCGCTGGCCCGCTTCCTTCGCGCCGCTGCCGCCCTCGACCTCGTTACCGAAACACCAGCAGGTTGGCAGCTCACTGACTCGAGCAGGGAGACGCTCGTTCCCACTTCACCCTCCTCGCTCGCTCATTTCCTCGCTGCTCAAGCAGCCTTCTATCGTCGCTGGGGCCTGCTCGCGGAAGCGGTGCGAACCGGTCGCGCACCGGATGCGAGTCGTCGCGAGGAAGATGCCAGCGACTGGGTGCGCCGCTTCACCCTCATGTTGTACGAGGTCGCCCGGCTGACGAGCGAGGACGTGGCGAAAGCATTATTGCCGCTCCTGGCCGATCGCTCTCGCCCGCGTGTTCTCGATCTCGGTGGTGGACATGGGGAATACGCGATGGCGCTCGCGCGACTCCATCCAGGCCTCGAGGCGACCGTCTTCGATCGTCCACCGGTCATCGCGGTGACACGCGAACTGGTGGATCGGCAGGGACTCGGCGATCGGATCCATCTCCAGGCTGGTGATTTCTTCGAGGACCCGTTCGGAGATGACTACGACCTCGTTCTTCTCTTCGGTGTCCTGAACGGTATGGGTGAGCCCGAGGCCGAGCGGCTGCTCCGACGCGTTCGGCAGGCACTGTTGTCAACCGGCTGGTTAGCGATCCGCGCAACGCCGCCCAAAGCGTCACCCAGCGCCATCCTTCGACACGCCCTTCACGATCTCCAAATGCTCCTGGCCACCGAGCACGGACGCAATCCAACGGCGCAGGATCTGGAGTCATGGCTGGAAAGGACTGGATTCCACGAGCGGCGATGGATCGCGATCACCGATCCCGACACCGCGCTGCTCGTCGCCCGCGCTCAATCGAGCGCACTCAACGCGCTTTCCAGCACCCGCGCCTGATCGGCGGGGAGCAACTGGCGGGCACGCGCGATCTCTCGCCACTCCGCGCCACCGGCGAGCATGCTCCCAGTGATGCGAACAACGACCACTGGTCCAGCCAGCTGGATGAGCGCCCCATCGACATCGCTGACGAGCACGGTTCCGTCGACCAGTTCTGGCCGGAAGGTCAGCGTGACCGGCTGCGACGGGAGGATCCGCGCAAGCAATCGCTCGGCAGCGTCGGCAAATGATTCGAGCGGCTCCAGTGCGACCCAGGGCAGCATCCAGCTGCTGGCTACCGGTACCAGCGCGACCATCTCGATCGTCTCGTCGAGGACGACCAGGATGACACCGGCCACGACACGTTCAGGCCACCTCACGTCGTCGACCGGCCGAGGCGGTATTTCTGGGGAAGTCGCCACGAGTTCGGCGAGCGAGGTGGCGATTCTCTCCGGGCGACGCAAGTCGCGCGCGGGGAAAGCCGGCGCCTCTCTTGCCAGGAGAACCGCGGGGAGTCCCACGCGATGCGCGCCGAGGACATCGCTGTCCACCCGGTCACCAATGACCAGCGCCGTCGCACCCATTGGCAGTGTCTCGAGCGCGAGCTGGAACATCAGCGGTTCCGGTTTGCCGACGACGAGCGGGCGCTGTCCGGTCGCGAGACGGATGGCACAGACGACTGCTCCGGTAGCTGGCACCGTTCCGAAAGGCATCGGGTAGGATGCATCGGCATTGGTCGCGACGAAACGAGCGCCGCGTTGGACCAAAAGACTCCCCTTGACGACTCTCCGGAAATCCAGCCGCTCGTCCGCTCCCACGACGACTGCATCAGGTATCCCGTCGTCTACCACGGTGATACCTACGCGGGCCAACTCCTCAGCTAGTCCCACGCTCCCGACCACGTAAGCGCTGCCGATACCGAGTTGGGGCAGCAGGCGGGCGGTCGCCCAGCCGCATGTCACGACTTCCTCGACCGCCACATCGATGCCGAGGCGACGCAGGCGCTCGGCGAGTTGCTCGCGCGTCGGTCGTGGATCGTTGGTCAGGAAACGAAGATGCTTGCCCGTCGCTCGCAGCGTGGCGAGCGCCTCGGCGACTCCCGGCAGCAGTCGATCGCCCACGTAGACGACGCCGTCCAAGTCGAGCAACCAGGCATCGAAATCCAGCGCGCGCATCCTTCCCCCTTTCCGCACCGAGTATGCCGACCGCCCGAGCATCCTGTTGTCGCTGGCGTGTCCGTCACCCGACCCGAACCGACTTGGACTCGCCCGCCCTCGAAAACCACGAACTGTCAGCCAGCTCGTCGCCTCGTTTCCCCAGCGAGACACCTCCGGAGAAGCCGGCTCCAACCGATCACGCCGCTTGGCGCCCATCCCAGCACGCTGGCAGTCGGTGCTCTGCTCCGATACCATGAGAGAAGAGCGGGAAGGGGTAGGGTGCATGACGGTTCCGGCCGCGACACGGCCATCCACCCAACCGGACCGGCACTGGCAGCCGAAACCATCCGAGCCGGTCGATCTCTCGATCGTGATCCCTGTCTACGACGAGGCTGAAAGTCTTCCAGAACTCTACCGCGCGCTGTGCGAAACCTTGGCCACTCTCCCATTGCGAGCCGAGCTCGTCTTCGTCGATGACGGGAGTTCGGACGGATCGACCCGTCTCCTCTACGAACTCTTCCTGAGCGATCCCCGCGTCCAGGTCATCGAGTTTCGACGGAACTTCGGTAAGTCCGCCGCGCTCGCAGCCGGATTTCGAGCCGCGCGGGGGCGCATCATCGTCACGCTGGATGCGGATCTCCAGGATGATCCGCGCGAGATTCCGCGCTTGCTCGATGCTCTCGAGCGAGCCGACCTCGTGACCGGTTGGAAAGCACCACGTCGCGATCCCTGGACAAAGCGCTTGCCATCGTGGGTCTTCAACGCCCTCGTGCGGGTTCTCACTGGTATCCGGCTGCACGATGTCAACTGTGGACTCAAGGCCTATCGTGCTGAAGTGGTGCGGGAAATTCCGCTCTATGGAGAGCTTCACCGTTTCATCCCGGTCCTGGCTCACGCTCGGGGCTTTCGTGTCGTCGAACTTCCCGTGACACACCACCCGCGCCGCTACGGGCGTTCCAAATTCGGGCCAGCACGCTTCTTTCGCGGACTCTTCGACCTGCTGACCGTGCTGTTTCTCACCCAGTACAGCCCTCGTCCTCTCCATTTGTTCGGTTGGTTCGGGCTCGCAGCGCTCGGCGTCGGGACCATCATCAATGGCTATCTCGCTCTCCAGTGGTTCCTCGGGCATCCGATCGGGCATCGACCGCTTCTCACGCTCGGCGTCCTGTTGATGACGCTCGGCGCGCAGTTCTTCTTGACCGGTCTCCTCGCCGAACTCATCGCGCATTCCGCCCCGCGTCAGGACTACAGCATCCGTCACCATTACCGGCACGATCATGAGTGACCGTTCGCACCACCTGGTCGCCGTTTCCTGTGGTCTCTGCGGCGCAGACGATCCTCAGCCACTCGGCTGGCTCGAGGACATCCGCTACGGTACTCTGCCCCACCCTGTTCAGCTGGTGGCCTGCCGAGTCTGCGGTTTTCGCTACCTGACTCCCCAACCGCAACCCGGCAGCGAAGCGCTGTTCTACCCCGCTGGCTACGACCCCTATCGTCGAACCGGCTGGACCGCGACTGCCCGGCGGCTTCTCCTGCGACGCGAAGTTCGCGTGCTCTGGCCCTATCTGGCTCCGCCGCGCCATGTGTTGGAAATCGGGTGCGCGACTGGCGAACTCCTTTTCATCATCCGGGCAGCGGGTAACCCATTCGTGAGCGGGATCGAACCGGATCCCGATGCAGCGCGGATTGCCCTCCGGCATGGTCTGGACGTACGGATAGGCACCCTCGAGACGCTCGCTCTCCCATCGACCGCCTACGATACCGTCTTACTGCAGCACGTCCTGGAGCACCTCCCCGAACCCGGTCGGGCACTGGCCCGCGTGGCTGAACTCCTCCGCCCAGGGGGTACCCTCGTGCTCTGGTTACCCAACGGCGACTCCTGGGCAGCGCGATGCTTCGGCTCCGCGTGGATGGGATACGACCCGCCACGCCACCGCAGCGTCTTCACGCCAGCGACGCTGCTTCGGGCGTGTGCCCAGGTCGGGCTGGAGATCATCGATGAGCACCACGAATGGCACGGTCTGGAGTGGGCGTGGGGACTTCGGTTGCTCGCCCGCGCGAAGGGCTGGCGACGAATCGAGCATACCCTTGCCCGGCTCCATTTCGCAGCGATCCTGGCGACCACACCGATCGCTCTCGCGGCAGCACTCGCACGACGATCCGGTCGTATTCGGATCCTCGCTCGCAAGCGTGTGCCAGGATCGTGACGATCCTGTCCGAAGAGTCTCCCGCCGGCACTCGAACCTGTCGAGAGACAGTACGGAGGCTCAGCCGGGTCTCTCCTCTCGCGAGCAGGACTAGCCGAGTGAGTCGCTGATCTGCTACACTTCTCGCTGGGCGTGGGCCCTCGTAGCTCAAGGGATAGAGCGCTTGGCTTCGAACCAAGAGGTTGGGGGTTCGAATCCCTCCGAGGGTACTGGGGAGCGAGCAGGGAAATCCCTGCTCGCTCGTTGTTCGTGTGGCAGGCGAACTGGGGGGCGCGATGGACGCGGTCGTTCTCTCCATCGGCACCGAGTTGATCGACGGACACCTCACTGACACCAACGCCACCTTCCTCGCCCGCGAACTCGCTGCCCTCGGTATTCCCCTCCGCTGGGTCGCGCAGGTCGGTGATGACCTCGACTGGATCGTGCGGATGCTCCGCCGTGCCTGGGAAGATGCCTCGCTCATCGTCACGACTGGAGGGATCGGGCCCACGGAGGACGATCTGACGCGCGAGGCGATCGCGCAGCTTCTGGCTGAGCCACTCACGATCGATCCCGCATTGCTCGAAGAAATCCGTGCCTTTTTCGCTGCCCGTGGCCTCACCATGCCAGAACGGAACGCCAAGCAAGCCTCGCGTATTCCCTCGTGCGAGCCCCTCCCCAATCCGATCGGCACCGCTCCAGGGTGGTTCGTCCGCCGCGATGGGCACATCATCGTGACCATGCCGGGAGTCCCCCGCGAAATGATGCGCATGTGGCATGAGCAGGCGGTTCCACGCCTGCTCCCCTCCATCGGTGGTGGTGCGATCCGCTTCCGCACGCTCAAGACGATCGGTCTGGGAGAATCGCTGGTCGAGGAACGGATCCACGATCTCATCGCGACCAGTCGCGCGCGTATCGCAACCTACGCCAAGGACGACGGCGTTCATGTGCGGATCACTGCGCACGCACCCGACGCCGGTGCGGCTGAGCGCCTTCTCGACGAGGTCGAGCGCGCGCTCCGCGCTCGGCTCGGTTCAGCAGTGTACGGAACCGATGACACGACACTCGGCGGGGCGATCCTCGAGCTGCTCGGACGCTCTGGCTGGACGCTCGCCATCACCGAATGGGCAAGCGGCAGTCGATTGACGAGTCTGCTGGCCGAGGAACCAGCTGCTGGACAGTTCCTGCGCACCGCAACGATCCTCACCAGCCAGCCTCCCCTCGACTCCTCCCTCGAGGAGGTCGCCCGCGATCTCGCTCAGCGGACCGCAGTCGCGGCAGGCAGTGACTGTGGCTTAGCGATCATCGTTCGCATCGATCCGGGACCGACAGCCGATCGCAGTGTGGGGCAGGCAGCCCTGGCTGTGAGCACGCCGGCAACCGTCGTGACGCGCACGCACCAGATCACGTCGCATCCGCAAGAGATTCGCCGGCGGGTCGGGTTGTGGGCAGCAGAGTTCCTGCGTCTGGCATTGCTGGAGGCATCGATTCAGGAATCGACTGCCACGTCCGCCTGATCCCATATCGTCGGCAGCGCCAGGCGAGCCCGACCGGATACCCTGCTTGCTTGGCCAGATCGCCGATGAGCCGCACCAGGGGTATCAGCAGGGCAGCTCGAACGAGCCAATGCCGCGGATAGTGCTGCCGTCGTCGCCACAGTCGCCGGTATGGGCGCCGCAGATACCAGGCAGCACCTCCGAAAGCGAGCGCGACGAGCCACCAGCGTCGTCGCCAGGCGACGAGCGGTAAGAAACCGAGATAGGTCGCATAGCGAATCAGGTGACGAGCCGCAAAGAGACCGGCTTTCCCATCGCCACGGGCATAGCGGAAATACTGCAGGGCGAACGCTGCCAGCGAGGGCCGCGGACGATAGCGGACGAGCGCTCGCGGCTCGAAACGGAAACGCGCCCCTGCTCGCTGCAGGCGCAAGTCGAAGATCACGTCCTCGCAATAGTCGAGCCACGCCGGATAGCGGATTCCGGCGACGAACAGGCTGCGGCGGAAGGCGACCGACCGGCTGGAGGGAAGAAAGCGTCGCGGATCGATTTCCTCGGCATCGGGTAGCGTCGTGACACCGATCGCCAGCTCGACTGCCGTGCGTGGGTCAGCGACGAAAAAACCAGCGACCACGTCTGGTGCGTCAGGTTCCTCGAACGGTGCGACCAGTCGCTCCAGCCAGTCCGGTTGGAGAACGACACCCCCATCGGTGACGGCGACGATATCGCCAGTAGCGGCAGCGAGCCCAGCATTACGCCCTTCCGCGATAGTCGCCCCCGGAAGGCTGATGACGCGAAGCGGCAGCCGATCATGCCACCGATCCAGCACCTCCACCGTCCCGTCGTCTGACCCGCCATCGACGACGATGACTTCGTCGGGTCGACGTGTCTGACCGATGAGCGAGTCGAGAAGCTCAGGCAGTGTTGTCGCCTCGTTTTTGACCGTCATGACGACGCTGACGCGCAACGGGCTCCCAGCGTCCCGGCTCGACGCACTCGAAGGCATGGAGCAGCTCCTCCTGACGCTCCAA
Protein-coding regions in this window:
- a CDS encoding dimethylarginine dimethylaminohydrolase family protein: MTTGWGAQSMVAPLRRVLLVRPVPPPNPDCWRNFGYVHPIDQERAAAEHAALVTLLEREGIETIVVEPEDPALQDAIFPFDPVLVTSAGAILLRMGKELRQPEVAALERVLRDLGIPIVGRIQPPGTVEGGDCLWLDEHTLIVGRSYRTNDTGIAQLADLLRPKAVQVIAVDLAHWHGPSECLHLLSLLSPVDTDLVVAYLPLLPVRLAEMLVDRRIEIITVPEDEFATQAPNVLALAPRRCVILKENQRTIAALERAGCTVFVYEGREISHNRSGGPTCLTRPLLRAW
- a CDS encoding methyltransferase, whose amino-acid sequence is MPPVPSQQRILEFAQSFRIAALAITFAELGIAEHLVDGPKSTSDLAFAVGADATALARFLRAAAALDLVTETPAGWQLTDSSRETLVPTSPSSLAHFLAAQAAFYRRWGLLAEAVRTGRAPDASRREEDASDWVRRFTLMLYEVARLTSEDVAKALLPLLADRSRPRVLDLGGGHGEYAMALARLHPGLEATVFDRPPVIAVTRELVDRQGLGDRIHLQAGDFFEDPFGDDYDLVLLFGVLNGMGEPEAERLLRRVRQALLSTGWLAIRATPPKASPSAILRHALHDLQMLLATEHGRNPTAQDLESWLERTGFHERRWIAITDPDTALLVARAQSSALNALSSTRA
- a CDS encoding HAD-IIA family hydrolase translates to MRALDFDAWLLDLDGVVYVGDRLLPGVAEALATLRATGKHLRFLTNDPRPTREQLAERLRRLGIDVAVEEVVTCGWATARLLPQLGIGSAYVVGSVGLAEELARVGITVVDDGIPDAVVVGADERLDFRRVVKGSLLVQRGARFVATNADASYPMPFGTVPATGAVVCAIRLATGQRPLVVGKPEPLMFQLALETLPMGATALVIGDRVDSDVLGAHRVGLPAVLLAREAPAFPARDLRRPERIATSLAELVATSPEIPPRPVDDVRWPERVVAGVILVVLDETIEMVALVPVASSWMLPWVALEPLESFADAAERLLARILPSQPVTLTFRPELVDGTVLVSDVDGALIQLAGPVVVVRITGSMLAGGAEWREIARARQLLPADQARVLESALSALD
- a CDS encoding glycosyltransferase family 2 protein codes for the protein MTVPAATRPSTQPDRHWQPKPSEPVDLSIVIPVYDEAESLPELYRALCETLATLPLRAELVFVDDGSSDGSTRLLYELFLSDPRVQVIEFRRNFGKSAALAAGFRAARGRIIVTLDADLQDDPREIPRLLDALERADLVTGWKAPRRDPWTKRLPSWVFNALVRVLTGIRLHDVNCGLKAYRAEVVREIPLYGELHRFIPVLAHARGFRVVELPVTHHPRRYGRSKFGPARFFRGLFDLLTVLFLTQYSPRPLHLFGWFGLAALGVGTIINGYLALQWFLGHPIGHRPLLTLGVLLMTLGAQFFLTGLLAELIAHSAPRQDYSIRHHYRHDHE
- a CDS encoding class I SAM-dependent methyltransferase, which translates into the protein MSDRSHHLVAVSCGLCGADDPQPLGWLEDIRYGTLPHPVQLVACRVCGFRYLTPQPQPGSEALFYPAGYDPYRRTGWTATARRLLLRREVRVLWPYLAPPRHVLEIGCATGELLFIIRAAGNPFVSGIEPDPDAARIALRHGLDVRIGTLETLALPSTAYDTVLLQHVLEHLPEPGRALARVAELLRPGGTLVLWLPNGDSWAARCFGSAWMGYDPPRHRSVFTPATLLRACAQVGLEIIDEHHEWHGLEWAWGLRLLARAKGWRRIEHTLARLHFAAILATTPIALAAALARRSGRIRILARKRVPGS
- a CDS encoding CinA family nicotinamide mononucleotide deamidase-related protein yields the protein MDAVVLSIGTELIDGHLTDTNATFLARELAALGIPLRWVAQVGDDLDWIVRMLRRAWEDASLIVTTGGIGPTEDDLTREAIAQLLAEPLTIDPALLEEIRAFFAARGLTMPERNAKQASRIPSCEPLPNPIGTAPGWFVRRDGHIIVTMPGVPREMMRMWHEQAVPRLLPSIGGGAIRFRTLKTIGLGESLVEERIHDLIATSRARIATYAKDDGVHVRITAHAPDAGAAERLLDEVERALRARLGSAVYGTDDTTLGGAILELLGRSGWTLAITEWASGSRLTSLLAEEPAAGQFLRTATILTSQPPLDSSLEEVARDLAQRTAVAAGSDCGLAIIVRIDPGPTADRSVGQAALAVSTPATVVTRTHQITSHPQEIRRRVGLWAAEFLRLALLEASIQESTATSA
- a CDS encoding glycosyltransferase; translation: MRVSVVMTVKNEATTLPELLDSLIGQTRRPDEVIVVDGGSDDGTVEVLDRWHDRLPLRVISLPGATIAEGRNAGLAAATGDIVAVTDGGVVLQPDWLERLVAPFEEPDAPDVVAGFFVADPRTAVELAIGVTTLPDAEEIDPRRFLPSSRSVAFRRSLFVAGIRYPAWLDYCEDVIFDLRLQRAGARFRFEPRALVRYRPRPSLAAFALQYFRYARGDGKAGLFAARHLIRYATYLGFLPLVAWRRRWWLVALAFGGAAWYLRRPYRRLWRRRQHYPRHWLVRAALLIPLVRLIGDLAKQAGYPVGLAWRCRRYGIRRTWQSIPESMPPAMPDAGTLLPTTRPAGESLADAT